From the Candidatus Binatia bacterium genome, one window contains:
- a CDS encoding galactose-1-phosphate uridylyltransferase: MSELRRDPLLRRWVIIAPERRADLITRRLARPPVIQETPCPFCPGNEHMNSQEIYVVRTEPTLQNPQGWAVRITPDQKPLLRVESPLERRGVGLFDLMTATGAHELVTDTPDHDAHWADFDLAQMERLLHAYLIRYNDLRHDRRFRHAVIMKNYGAPWSRYPHQHSHIVAMPFTPRRIDDEFIGASEYFRLKERCVFCDALREEEFRQERVIVANDDFVAFAPFASGFPFEIWLLPRRHMADFGEMGERTLPALAAIFQDTMSRLRTTLHDPHFSLALHSGPLNGEHGEGFHWHWELIPHLSGEIGMEWATGVYFNPIAPEDAAACLREGIPLV, translated from the coding sequence ATGTCGGAACTGCGTCGGGATCCCCTTCTTCGCCGCTGGGTCATCATCGCCCCGGAGCGTCGCGCAGACCTGATCACTCGCCGTCTCGCCCGTCCTCCTGTGATCCAGGAAACACCTTGCCCGTTTTGTCCGGGCAACGAACACATGAACTCGCAGGAGATCTACGTCGTGCGCACCGAGCCCACGTTGCAGAACCCGCAAGGGTGGGCGGTGCGCATCACGCCGGACCAAAAACCGCTGCTGCGGGTTGAAAGTCCGTTGGAGCGGCGCGGGGTCGGGCTCTTCGATCTGATGACCGCCACCGGGGCGCATGAGCTGGTGACCGATACGCCGGATCACGACGCCCACTGGGCGGACTTCGACCTGGCGCAGATGGAGCGCCTGCTGCACGCCTATCTCATTCGCTACAACGACCTGCGCCACGACCGGCGTTTCCGCCACGCCGTCATCATGAAGAACTACGGCGCGCCGTGGAGCCGGTATCCACACCAGCATTCGCACATCGTCGCCATGCCCTTCACGCCCCGGCGCATCGACGACGAGTTCATCGGTGCCAGCGAATACTTCCGGCTGAAAGAACGCTGCGTTTTCTGCGATGCGCTGCGCGAAGAAGAGTTTCGCCAGGAGCGCGTGATTGTCGCCAATGACGATTTTGTGGCGTTCGCGCCCTTCGCTTCCGGGTTCCCTTTCGAGATATGGCTGCTGCCGCGCCGCCACATGGCGGACTTCGGCGAAATGGGCGAGCGCACGCTGCCGGCCTTGGCCGCTATTTTCCAGGACACGATGTCGAGGTTGCGCACCACCCTGCACGATCCGCATTTCAGCCTGGCGCTGCACAGTGGACCGCTGAACGGCGAACACGGCGAGGGGTTCCACTGGCACTGGGAACTCATCCCGCATCTGAGCGGGGAAATCGGGATGGAATGGGCCACCGGGGTCTACTTCAACCCCATCGCACCGGAGGACGCCGCGGCCTGCCTGCGCGAGGGCATACCGCTCGTGTAG
- the greA gene encoding transcription elongation factor GreA, translating into MELPVLQRLKKELADLQYELSHKLPKDLEEASAHGDLSENAEYEAAKNRQEFVRARIGQMQGRLRDLSLYNTQSIPHGVVAYGSRVTVEDLDEGQSTVYDIVFPEEVNPAAGQISLGSPIGRALLNKTVGDEVEVHTPRGKRNYQITELITLHQKSST; encoded by the coding sequence ATGGAGCTGCCGGTCTTACAACGGCTCAAGAAGGAGCTGGCGGATCTGCAATACGAACTCAGTCACAAGCTTCCCAAGGATTTGGAGGAAGCCAGTGCCCACGGGGATCTCAGCGAAAACGCGGAGTATGAAGCTGCCAAGAACAGGCAGGAGTTTGTGCGCGCGCGGATTGGTCAAATGCAGGGCCGCCTCCGTGACCTGTCACTGTACAACACCCAGTCCATCCCGCACGGCGTGGTGGCATACGGAAGCCGGGTGACGGTTGAAGATCTCGATGAAGGACAGTCGACGGTCTACGATATCGTCTTCCCGGAAGAAGTGAACCCTGCCGCCGGCCAGATCTCTTTGGGGTCTCCCATCGGACGTGCGCTGTTGAACAAGACCGTCGGCGATGAAGTGGAAGTACACACGCCGCGCGGCAAGCGCAACTATCAGATCACCGAGCTGATCACCCTGCACCAAAAGAGCTCAACCTAG